In Juglans microcarpa x Juglans regia isolate MS1-56 chromosome 7D, Jm3101_v1.0, whole genome shotgun sequence, the following are encoded in one genomic region:
- the LOC121240007 gene encoding LOW QUALITY PROTEIN: putative disease resistance protein At3g14460 (The sequence of the model RefSeq protein was modified relative to this genomic sequence to represent the inferred CDS: inserted 1 base in 1 codon) produces MAAELVGGAVLSAFLQVLFHRMTSRQVVGYIQGKKLNDRLLKKLKITLLSVNAVINDAEEKQFRDNLVKEWLLELKDAVYDAEDLWDEIATEALKCQQPNANSGGTLNQIRPKIEEVLDRLEFIAKQKDVLGLKHGVGEKSWKMSTTSLVEESNVYGRDEDREAIINLLLSDDVNSSNICVIPIVGMAGIGKTTLAQVVYNDVKVKENFEFAAWICVSEEFDVSRITKTILEAVTSVCCDFKDLNLLQLKLKEELSGKKFLLVLDDVWNESYYNWEALRRAFTSGTQGSKIIVTTRNESVASVMRTVPNHYLNQLTDEDCWLLFGKYAFPNGNSDANPILERIGRDIVKRCQGLPLAAKTLGXLLRFKVDADEWDCILKSDIWELSDDQSNILPALRLSYYYLPSHLKRCFTYCSIFPKDYKFKKEQLIQLWMAEDLLQQPKRNKRLEQVGDEYFHELVSRSFFQRSAGENSCFVMHDLINDLARFVSGELCFRLEDDNSKEISEKTRHLSYVMALEDLFKRFQIFYKAKCLRTFLPLYSPDEFYCLSNKVQHDLLIKLRCLRVLSLSNYHSISELPDSIGELTHLRYLDLSRTLIKRLSESVSTLYNLQTLKLAYCYRLRQLPTGMHNLINLRHLDMNGTCVEEMPAQMSKLESLQTLSTFIVGKEKGIKIGELGKLSSLRGTLSIKKLKNVVSAEDAFDAKLKDKKYLEELDLEWGYGKTDDTKGERYILEKLVPHTNLKKLQVHNYGGTRFPGWLGDRSFHNMVSVSLYNCEYCLILPPLGQLPSLKHLSIEGFDGVVTVGPEFYGSSRPFPSLEILKFSWMSSWEEWCSFGVEEGFKRGFPNLQELHIVSCQSLIGNLPKNLPSLRKLVIEYCEQLLSPLPRAPAIRDLELIKCDMVVLRELPRTLHSLKVKGCQVVVKSLLEAMSTQIQACRRLDISDCSLISFPGSFLPTTLSFLSIKNCEKLEFPLQQYHTSLEHLLIVDSCGSLRSFPLDFFPNLTGLTIGRSPSLRFLSVSEGQQKVLASVTYLKIRGCPNFVSFPKGGLSAPNLGDLWIEECQNLISLPERMHVLLPSLRELRVSGCPKLVSFPEGGLPPSLSSLYIGDCNELVARRMGWNLQGLPLLTSFGIFGECQNVKSFPEEELLPSSLTYLSIVGLSHLKNLDGRGLQILTSLRTLIISGCLELQSMPEEGLPMSLVELIIRRCPLLREQCQREKGVDWPKISHISCIEIEDNCNS; encoded by the exons ATGGCTGCGGAATTGGTTGGAGGAGCTGTTCTGTCTGCATTCCTACAGGTGTTGTTCCACAGAATGACTTCACGTCAGGTTGTGGGCTACATCCAAGGAAAGAAACTCAACGACAGGCTGCTAAAGAAGTTGAAGATCACGTTGTTGTCCGTCAATGCAGTAATCAATGACGCGGAGGAGAAACAATTCAGGGACAACTTAGTGAAAGAGTGGCTACTCGAACTTAAAGATGCTGTGTATGATGCAGAGGACCTCTGGGATGAGATCGCCACTGAAGCTTTGAAATGCCAGCAGCCTAATGCTAATTCCGGAGGCACCTTAAACCAG ATAAGACCCAAGATAGAAGAGGTCCTCGACAGATTAGAGTTCATTGCAAAACAAAAGGATGTCCTTGGCCTCAAACATGGTGTTGGAGAGAAGTCATGGAAAATGTCAACAACATCTCTGGTGGAAGAATCTAATGTGTACGGAAGGGATGAAGATCGGGAAGCCATTATCAACTTGTTGCTGTCGGATGATGTCAATAGCAGCAATATTTGTGTGATTCCAATAGTGGGAATGGCCGGGATTGGCAAGACCACCCTTGCTCAAGTTGTATACAACGACGTTAAAGTGAAGGAGAACTTCGAGTTTGCAGCATGGATTTGCGTCTCTGAGGAGTTTGATGTTTCCAGGATAACAAAAACAATCCTTGAGGCAGTCACTTCAGTTTGTTGTGATTTCAAGGATCTGAATTTGCTTCAACTTAAACTCAAAGAGGAGTTGTCAGGGAAGAAGTTTTTGCTGGTTCTGGATGATGTTTGGAATGAGAGTTATTACAATTGGGAGGCCTTGAGGAGAGCTTTCACCTCAGGGACACAAGGAAGTAAAATCATTGTGACCACACGCAATGAAAGTGTTGCCTCTGTTATGCGCACTGTTCCAAATCATTATCTGAATCAATTGACAGATGAAGACTGCTGGCttctatttggaaaatatgcatttcCGAATGGAAACTCTGATGCAAATCCAATCCTAGAAAGAATTGGTAGAGACATCGTGAAAAGATGCCAAGGCTTACCATTAGCAGCAAAGACGCTCG TGCTCTTGCGCTTTAAAGTAGATGCCGATGAATGGGATTGCATTCTCAAAAGTGACATATGGGAATTGTCGGATGACCAGAGCAACATTCTTCCAGCCTTGAGATTAAGCTACTACTACCTCCCTTCACATCTGAAGAGATGCTTTACCTACTGTTCGATATTTCCGAAAGATTATAAATTCAAGAAGGAGCAGCTAATCCAATTATGGATGGCAGAAGATCTTTTGCAGCAACCAAAAAGAAACAAGAGACTGGAACAAGTGGGAGACGAGTACTTCCATGAATTAGTATCAAGGTCATTTTTTCAACGATCAGCAGGTGAGAACTCGTGCTTTGTTATGCATGACCTTATAAATGATTTAGCTAGATTTGTATCTGGGGAACTTTGTTTTAGATTGGAGGATGACAACTCAAAAGAAATTTCAGAGAAAACTCGTCATTTGTCTTATGTTATGGCGTTGGAAGATCTTTTCAAGAGATTTCAGATTTTCTACAAAGCAAAATGTCTACGCACCTTTCTACCACTCTATTCCCCAGATGAGTTTTATTGCTTATctaataaggtgcaacatgatCTATTGATTAAGCTGAGGTGCTTGAGGGTATTATCTTTGTCCAACTATCATAGCATTAGTGAGCTGCCAGATTCAATTGGCGAGCTTACACATCTAAGATATTTGGACCTCTCCCGTACTTTGATCAAAAGGTTGTCTGAATCTGTGAGTACTCTGTACAATTTACAGACACTGAAGTTGGCATATTGTTATCGTCTCAGGCAGTTGCCTACTGGTATGCACAATCTCATTAACTTGCGTCATCTAGATATGAATGGAACATGTGTAGAAGAGATGCCAGCACAGATGAGCAAATTGGAAAGTCTCCAAACATTGAGTACTTTTATTGTGGGAAAAGAGAAAGGGATAAAGATTGGAGAGTTGGGGAAACTTTCAAGTCTTCGAGGAACACTATCCATTAAGAAGTTGAAGAATGTTGTGAGTGCTGAGGATGCCTTTGATGCCAAGTTAAAGGATAAGAAATACCTTGAAGAATTAGACTTGGAATGGGGCTATGGAAAGACAGATGATACAAAGGGCGAAAGATATATACTCGAGAAGCTTGTGCCTCATACAAACTTGAAAAAGCTCCAGGTCCATAATTATGGGGGCACAAGATTTCCAGGTTGGTTAGGAGATCGTTCATTCCACAATATGGTATCTGTAAGCCTTTACAACTGTGAATATTGCCTAATCTTGCCACCCCTTGGGCAACTGCCTTCCCTCAAACACCTTTCCATTGAAGGGTTTGATGGAGTAGTGACTGTGGGTCCTGAGTTTTATGGGAGTTCTCGGCCCTTTCCTTCGCTGGAAATATTGAAGTTTAGTTGGATGTCTTCATGGGAAGAATGGTGTTCTTTCGGGGTTGAAGAAGGATTCAAAAGAGGTTTCCCTAATCTCCAAGAGCTTCACATAGTGTCTTGTCAGAGCCTAATAGGGAATTTGCCCAAGAACCTTCCTTCTTTAAGAAAACTTGTGATTGAGTACTGCGAGCAGCTTCTTTCTCCTCTCCCAAGAGCTCCTGCTATCCGTGACTTAGAGCTGATCAAATGTGATATGGTAGTGTTGCGGGAGCTGCCACGCACACTGCACTCGCTGAAAGTGAAAGGATGTCAGGTTGTTGTAAAGTCACTGCTGGAGGCAATGTCAACACAAATCCAAGCCTGTCGACGGTTGGATATTTCTGATTGTTCTTTGATATCATTTCCTGGGAGTTTTCTTCCGACTACATTGAGCTTTTTGAGTATCAAAAACTGTGAGAAGTTAGAGTTTCCACTGCAGCAGTACCACACGTCCCTCGAACACTTGCTGATAGTAGATAGTTGTGGTTCACTCAGGTCTTTTCCCTTGGATTTCTTCCCCAATCTTACTGGTCTCACTATTGGGAGGAGCCCAAGTCTCAGATTTCTTTCAGTGTCGGAGGGGCAACAAAAAGTTCTTGCATCTGTCACTTACTTGAAAATTCGGGGATGCCCAAATTTCGTCTCTTTTCCCAAAGGAGGACTATCTGCACCAAACCTGGGTGATCTTTGGATTGAAGAGTGTCAGAACTTAATATCACTGCCTGAACGAATGCATGTCCTGCTCCCATCCTTACGTGAACTAAGAGTCTCCGGTTGTCCAAAACTAGTGTCTTTTCCTGAAGGTGGTTTGCCCCCTAGCTTGTCTTCACTCTACATTGGAGATTGCAACGAACTAGTTGCCCGCCGAATGGGGTGGAATTTGCAAGGCCTCCCTTTGCTTACAAGCTTTGGGATCTTTGGTGAATGTCAAAACGTGAAGTCCTTTCCGGAGGAGGAGCTGCTGCCCTCTTCTCTTACGTACCTGTCCATCGTTGGACTTTCCCATCTCAAAAACTTGGATGGGAGGGGGCTTCAAATCCTTACATCTCTCAGAACATTGATCATCAGTGGGTGTCTTGAGCTCCAGTCAATGCCAGAAGAAGGGCTGCCTATGTCTCTTGTTGAGCTCATCATCCGGAGATGTCCTTTGCTGAGAGAACAATGCCAAAGGGAGAAAGGGGTAGACTGGCCCAAGATATCTCACATCTCTTGCATAGAGATTGAAGACAACTGTAACTCATGA
- the LOC121239407 gene encoding basic leucine zipper 23-like → SENFKSLNPDSSLIFQGSTVADSVLDDLLKNARTCTHTRPCSTPPGHDAALTHTRYQTHTQALASEEDDDTNNKKITGSRPRRPSGNRAAVRKYREKRKAHTAYLEEEVEKLRLLNQQRVRKLQGQAILEAEALRLKSFLLHLGGKIDNELGVFPNQKQGNTNAMLKKSDCGLQSAGVAISLRCPTNLPSFHPHVESSSQAGTGGSGKTVISLDEHCEPAITDCRASTNQMVNFEGQTLETVETLVSSASQAE, encoded by the coding sequence tcagaaaattttaaatctttaaatccCGATTCATCTCTCATCTTTCAGGGTTCGACAGTCGCAGATTCAGTTCTTGATGATCTTTTAAAAAACGCCCGAACATGCACCCACACTCGCCCTTGCAGCACCCCTCCCGGCCATGATGCGGCTCTTACACATACACGTTATCAGACTCACACCCAAGCTCTGGCatctgaagaagatgatgacacaaacaacaaaaaaattaccgGTTCAAGGCCAAGAAGACCTTCAGGAAACAGAGCAGCAGTTCGGAAGTATAGGGAGAAAAGGAAGGCTCATACAGCTTATCTCGAAGAGGAAGTCGAGAAATTGCGTCTTTTGAACCAACAACGGGTTAGAAAATTACAGGGTCAAGCAATTCTCGAAGCTGAGGCTTTGAGATTGAAAAGTTTTCTGCTGCACCTTGGTGGAAAGATTGATAATGAGTTGGGTGTTTTTCCCAACCAAAAGCAGGGTAACACTAATGCCATGTTGAAAAAAAGCGATTGTGGGTTGCAGTCTGCTGGTGTGGCAATTAGCCTACGATGTCCGACTAATTTACCATCCTTCCATCCACATGTTGAGTCATCATCGCAGGCTGGTACTGGTGGAAGTGGGAAGACGGTGATATCTTTGGACGAACACTGCGAACCTGCAATCACAGATTGCCGAGCTAGCACAAATCAGATGGTGAATTTTGAAGGACAAACACTGGAAACGGTGGAGACCTTGGTGTCATCTGCATCACAGGCAGAATAA